In Phlebotomus papatasi isolate M1 chromosome 1, Ppap_2.1, whole genome shotgun sequence, the following proteins share a genomic window:
- the LOC129798216 gene encoding probable cytochrome P450 6a17 — translation MTTWLYLLVGVLGLAWYYVKKSYSYFENQNVPVLAPTFPFGNLDPLGRKHFANVIRESYLAFKKTSDFVGFYFFTTPKFIPTNLDVIKNILIKDFNNFSDRKVYYNEEDDPLSAHLFSLRGEKWRILRQQLSPTFTSGKMKMMYPLVVAHTEPLKAFIRKNMNKGPMNFKDLCTRYTADVIGITAFGLDCKSLQQEKSEIVEISKLFFNFNTIMSRLKFFFFLSFEGLAKKMRLRFIDKEMENFFMKVIKDTVEHRETGKIDRNDFMKLLLAVKNNKDIGDNKKMTFNQMAAQAFIFFFGGFETSSLTMQYCCAHLAINQDIQERVRQEVREVLKKHNGELTYEAAHELTYLRQCIDETLRLYPPGFNLFRVATNDYKVPNSSLVIKKGTEIFIPVYGIQTDPDIYPKPHIFDPERFSAENTKNRHSMAYMPFGDGPRNCIGMRFALMELAVAISCIVNNFKLTINPKMKVPLEFDTKEVAIYPKGGIWLDVQEIKT, via the exons ATGACCACTTGGTTGTATCTATTAGTGGGTGTATTAGGCTTAGCCTGGTATTATGTGAAGAAGTCATACAgttattttgaaaatcaaaatgtgCCAGTCCTTGCCCCAACATTCCCATTCGGAAATCTCGATCCACTGGGCAGGAAGCATTTTGCTAACGTCATCAGGGAAAGCTATTTGGCATTCAAGAAAACATCTGACTTTGTTGGTTTCTACTTCTTCACAACCCCTAAATTCATCCCTACAAATTTGGACGTcatcaaaaatatcttgattaaggatttcaataatttttccgaTCGCAAAGTGTACTACAATGAGGAAGATGATCCTCTGTCTGCCCATTTGTTCAGCCTTCGTGGTGAGAAGTGGAGGATTCTTCGTCAACAGCTTTCTCCTACTTTTACATCTGGGAAAATGAAGATGATGTATCCCTTAGTGGTTGCCCATACAGAACCCCTCAAGGCTTTCATTCGGAAGAATATGAATAAGGGTCCTATGAATTTCAAGGATCTCTGTACTAGATATACAGCTGATGTTATTGGAATTACTGCCTTTGGGCTTGATTGTAAATCTCTGCAGCAGGAGAAATCTGAGATTGTTGAAATAAGCAAACTCTTCTTCAACTTCAACACCATTATGTCCCGTCTGAAGTTCTTCTTCTTCCTCAGTTTTGAGGGACTTGCAAAGAAGATGCGTCTGCGATTTATTGATAAGGAGATGGAAAACTTCTTCATGAAGGTCATCAAGGATACTGTGGAACACCGTGAGACAGGAAAAATTGATAGGAATGATTTTATGAAACTCTTGTTGGCAGTGAAGAACAACAAAGATATTGGAGATAATAAGAAGATGACTTTCAATCAAATGGCAGCTCAGGCTTTCATCTTCTTCTTCGGTGGCTTCGAGACATCATCTTTGACCATGCAGTACTGTTGTGCTCATTTGGCCATCAATCAGGACATACAGGAACGGGTTCGTCAGGAAGTTCGTGAGGTCCTGAAGAAGCACAACGGTGAACTGACATACGAAGCTGCTCATGAGCTCACTTATCTTAGGCAATGTATTGATG AAACCCTGCGATTGTATCCACCTGGATTCAATTTGTTCAGAGTCGCCACAAATGACTACAAAGTACCAAACTCGTCCTTGGTCATTAAGAAGGGAACTGAGATCTTTATTCCGGTGTATGGCATTCAAACGGATCCAGACATCTATCCCAAGCCACATATCTTCGATCCTGAACGCTTCAGTGCCGAAAACACCAAAAACCGTCATTCAATGGCATACATGCCTTTTGGAGATGGTCCAAGAAATTGCATTGGAATGCGATTTGCCTTGATGGAACTCGCTGTTGCTATTTCATGCATTGTCAACAATTTCAAACTCACGATTAATCCCAAGATGAAGGTACCCCTTGAATTTGATACCAAGGAAGTGGCTATATATCCCAAGGGTGGAATATGGCTCGATGTACAAGAGATAAAGACATAA